In Treponema primitia ZAS-2, a genomic segment contains:
- a CDS encoding glycosyltransferase, whose translation MKVAIVHYWLVNMRGGEKVLEVLLEMFPQADIFTHVYDRATVSDVINSHPVYTSSINKLPFAKKLYQKYMPLMPKALMEFDLQDYDLIISSESGPAKGVVPNPDAYHICYCHSPMRYLWDMYHGYFRGANPLVRFFMSKLIPALRLWDVSSANLVDRFIANSSYVAKRIERYYNRKAAVVYPPVAIEKYLTLERKPEDFYLFFGQLTGYKRADIAIEACVRSGRKLVVAGAGAKSRDTGKYKKSKLVTFTGRVSDEEIRGLYSRAKALLFPGIEDFGIVPVEANAAGCPVIAFRKGGVLDTVKENGTGLFFDEQSTDSLIEAMDRFESCEEYFSDRKVFTEHVQRFSREAFVSGIRKIIEEQERV comes from the coding sequence ATGAAAGTTGCCATTGTACACTACTGGCTTGTTAATATGCGCGGAGGCGAGAAAGTACTGGAAGTCCTCCTGGAGATGTTTCCTCAGGCGGATATTTTTACCCACGTCTATGACCGGGCCACTGTATCGGACGTCATTAATTCCCATCCGGTGTACACTTCCTCCATAAATAAACTGCCCTTTGCAAAGAAACTGTACCAGAAATATATGCCCCTGATGCCTAAAGCTCTTATGGAATTTGATCTTCAGGATTATGATTTGATTATTTCAAGTGAATCGGGACCTGCAAAGGGGGTGGTTCCGAATCCAGACGCCTATCATATCTGTTACTGCCACAGCCCCATGCGGTACCTCTGGGATATGTACCACGGATATTTTCGTGGGGCGAACCCTTTGGTCAGATTTTTTATGAGCAAACTTATACCGGCCCTGCGCCTCTGGGATGTAAGTTCTGCCAATCTGGTTGACCGCTTTATTGCCAATTCATCCTATGTAGCAAAACGTATTGAACGTTACTATAACAGGAAAGCTGCGGTGGTCTACCCGCCGGTGGCTATTGAAAAATATCTTACCCTGGAACGGAAACCGGAGGATTTCTACCTTTTTTTTGGTCAGCTTACGGGGTATAAACGGGCGGATATTGCCATTGAGGCTTGTGTACGGTCAGGGAGAAAGCTCGTGGTGGCAGGGGCAGGTGCAAAGAGCCGGGATACAGGGAAATATAAAAAGTCAAAGCTTGTCACTTTTACCGGGAGGGTTTCTGATGAAGAAATTAGGGGGCTCTACTCCCGGGCTAAGGCTCTGCTTTTTCCGGGTATCGAAGATTTTGGCATTGTTCCTGTGGAGGCAAACGCCGCAGGGTGCCCGGTAATTGCCTTCCGCAAGGGGGGAGTTCTGGATACGGTAAAGGAAAACGGGACAGGGCTTTTTTTTGATGAACAGAGTACCGATTCCCTGATAGAAGCAATGGACAGGTTTGAATCCTGCGAAGAGTACTTCTCTGACCGGAAGGTGTTTACCGAACATGTGCAGCGTTTTTCCCGGGAAGCGTTTGTTTCCGGGATCAGAAAAATTATCGAAGAACAAGAACGGGTATAG
- the yidC gene encoding membrane protein insertase YidC, with protein MLNILYTIIIFPIIQLIELCYLFVYRIFDNHGISLLGVSLTVSICTLPLYLIAEKHQHAESEIQKRMKPKIDKIKKVFKGDERFMVLSTYYRQNHYHPVYSMRNVFGLLIQIPFFIAAYSYISHLAYIQNVSFLFIKDLGKPDNIITVSGIAINIMPIIMTIINCISGTVYAKRSAKNERIQLYAMSLIFLFLLYNSPAGLVLYWTMNNIFSLLKHCLSHKKNIKLLIYRFICLCIVPLIIYILFFHTGLLHKRIFSALLCSVFYFIPSILKILEYIKKNIESVQIKNTSSVYNDITFILTCTILFLLAGLVIPSLLIISSVQEFCFLESYNSPLPFLLTTMTQSAGIFLFWPICIYYLSNKKSKIILTSLLLIACIIAVINTFIFPGNYGAMNNMVIFFMTFEISLISSIINAAVILFVSLIILLLLIYNNKKIIYSIQAVFLISLIGFGIINIFRIYSDYMDFSNHRTIVPINNEVVPVYQFSQEGKNVLLIMLDRAISGYLPYIFQEKPELKKSFSGFTWYPNCVSFGSITLFGSPPVFGGYEYTPLEMQKRNTESLVEKHNQAILLLPKIFSEKNFKVTVTDPSFANYSWTPDLSIFDKYPDIHAENIIGKYSDYWKSKNENKETISVAAVLKKNLIRFSFFKISPLFFRIFIYDHGKWLANSETIYMSNSLIDNYSALDILPELTSINDSKNYFNMMINDTTHYPSFLQLPDYKPSTFISTLGTGPFAEEDDYHVNASSVIALGKWFDFLQENKIYNNTRIIIVSDHGYGIFSKFPNNITLPNGDCVQLYNPLLLVKDFDSTGEDITIDNSFMTNADSGLLAINGIIDSPVNPFTLVPLKSNKADGAFISTSGLFNIGNHGKYKFNIKKDEWLYVHDNIFDSKNWAAVQIQP; from the coding sequence ATGTTAAACATTCTGTATACCATTATTATTTTCCCTATTATTCAGCTTATTGAATTATGTTATCTTTTTGTATATAGAATATTTGATAATCATGGAATATCCCTTCTGGGAGTAAGCCTTACGGTAAGTATATGTACCCTGCCTTTGTACTTGATTGCTGAAAAACATCAACATGCCGAATCTGAAATACAAAAACGGATGAAACCCAAGATAGATAAAATAAAAAAGGTATTTAAGGGTGATGAAAGATTTATGGTATTGTCAACATATTACAGGCAAAACCATTATCACCCGGTATACTCAATGCGCAATGTTTTTGGATTACTTATACAGATTCCTTTTTTTATTGCAGCATATTCATATATATCTCATCTGGCATACATACAGAATGTTTCATTTTTATTTATCAAGGATTTGGGTAAACCGGATAATATTATCACTGTTTCCGGAATTGCAATAAATATAATGCCGATTATCATGACTATTATAAATTGCATATCTGGCACGGTATATGCCAAAAGATCGGCAAAAAATGAAAGAATTCAGCTTTATGCCATGTCTCTCATTTTTCTTTTTTTACTATATAATTCTCCCGCAGGGCTGGTTCTCTATTGGACTATGAACAATATTTTTTCCTTGTTAAAACACTGTCTTAGCCATAAAAAAAATATAAAATTACTTATATATCGTTTTATCTGTTTATGTATAGTTCCATTAATTATTTATATTCTATTTTTTCATACGGGCCTTCTGCATAAACGCATATTTTCTGCATTATTATGTTCTGTTTTTTATTTTATACCTTCAATATTAAAAATATTGGAATATATTAAAAAAAACATAGAATCTGTTCAAATAAAAAACACCTCTTCCGTATATAACGATATTACCTTCATTTTAACATGTACGATTCTTTTTCTTCTTGCCGGGCTGGTAATTCCCAGCCTACTCATTATTTCCTCAGTTCAGGAATTTTGTTTTCTAGAATCCTACAATTCCCCTCTCCCTTTTTTATTAACCACCATGACACAATCGGCGGGAATATTCCTTTTTTGGCCTATATGTATTTATTATTTATCCAACAAAAAGAGTAAAATTATATTAACATCTTTATTATTAATAGCATGCATCATCGCTGTAATCAATACATTTATTTTTCCCGGAAATTATGGCGCTATGAATAATATGGTGATATTTTTTATGACATTTGAAATAAGCCTCATAAGCAGTATAATTAATGCTGCGGTAATACTATTTGTTTCCTTAATAATATTATTATTGCTTATTTATAATAATAAAAAGATTATCTATTCAATACAAGCAGTATTTCTTATTTCCCTAATTGGCTTTGGAATTATCAATATATTCAGGATTTATTCCGATTATATGGATTTTTCAAACCATAGAACTATTGTACCTATAAATAATGAGGTTGTTCCTGTATACCAATTTTCACAGGAAGGTAAAAATGTACTGCTAATTATGCTTGACAGAGCTATAAGCGGTTATTTGCCTTATATTTTTCAGGAAAAACCGGAACTTAAAAAATCTTTCAGCGGGTTTACTTGGTATCCTAATTGTGTTTCCTTCGGCTCGATTACACTTTTTGGCTCTCCTCCTGTTTTTGGCGGGTATGAATATACACCACTTGAAATGCAGAAAAGAAATACAGAATCATTGGTTGAAAAACATAATCAAGCGATTCTTTTATTGCCCAAAATATTTTCTGAAAAAAATTTTAAGGTTACCGTAACCGATCCTTCCTTTGCAAATTATAGTTGGACTCCGGATTTGAGTATTTTTGATAAATATCCAGATATTCATGCAGAAAACATTATTGGTAAATATTCTGATTATTGGAAAAGCAAGAATGAAAACAAAGAAACGATTTCTGTCGCTGCTGTACTTAAAAAAAACTTAATCCGTTTTTCGTTTTTTAAAATTTCACCGCTCTTTTTCAGAATATTTATATACGATCATGGAAAATGGCTGGCTAACTCTGAAACAATTTATATGAGTAATTCATTAATTGATAATTATTCTGCTTTAGATATTTTACCTGAACTTACTTCAATCAACGATAGCAAAAATTATTTCAACATGATGATAAATGATACTACCCATTACCCAAGTTTTTTACAACTACCTGATTATAAGCCATCAACATTTATAAGCACCTTGGGCACCGGTCCATTTGCAGAAGAAGACGATTATCATGTTAATGCCTCTTCTGTTATTGCCTTGGGTAAATGGTTTGATTTTTTACAGGAAAATAAAATTTATAATAATACCAGGATAATTATTGTTTCAGATCATGGATATGGTATATTTAGTAAATTTCCAAATAATATTACATTGCCGAATGGGGATTGCGTTCAACTTTATAATCCGTTATTATTAGTCAAGGATTTTGATTCCACCGGGGAAGATATTACAATCGATAATTCTTTTATGACCAATGCGGATTCTGGATTGTTGGCAATCAATGGAATTATAGATTCGCCTGTTAATCCGTTTACTTTAGTTCCGCTGAAAAGTAATAAAGCTGATGGAGCATTTATTTCCACGTCGGGGCTGTTTAATATCGGCAATCATGGAAAATATAAATTTAATATAAAAAAAGATGAATGGCTCTATGTTCATGACAATATTTTTGACTCAAAAAACTGGGCCGCCGTTCAGATACAGCCTTAA
- the yidC gene encoding membrane protein insertase YidC has protein sequence MLTILYTLIIYPLIQIIELVYLFAYRVFDNHVTAILGVSLAVSICTLPLYFIAEKHQQAERTIQKQLKPKIDRIKAVYKGDEQYLILSTYYRQNNYHPVFALRTTFSLLIQIPFFIAAYSYLSNLSAIQGISFLLIKDLGKPDRLLQFMVNSTFIYINVLPIIMTLINCIAGAIYTKGFSNNEKIQLYVMALIFLVLLYNSPSALVLYWTLNNIFSLIKNIFQKLKNKRKIIYAILIIFTIFIDIYIIFIKVSSNILKKGLACIALSFILFLPLFDKYILKIRHKEKYVNDYPIVYILMPLIILFFLTGIIIPGMLIASSVQDFSFIENYTTPFPFILQTTIQAAGLFLLWPLILYFFFGKKSNAPFIIIFTCLSFCSLINAFLIQENFGFITVSMLFSDPKPFYSDYKLSIINGLLLIAVPIIVIYLFKSKKKFILLSAQIVVLMALFGLSLFSFIRINNDFSSILKERDFADNDSNMIQPLFSLSRNSNNVLLIMLDKAVSGYIPYILDEKPELYQFLKDFTWYPNCVSYADHTMVGAPPLYGGYEYTPIEINNKDSITLVEKQKEAYLLLPRVFSESGYQVSLNDPPFDNYLQSNLSVFANYPKINAENIISKYTNQWLQKHPKVTILSFTKLLNNNLIRFSFFKESPLFFRLFIYDDGEWLTTNQFDGTSKVRGALNIDTINNYAFLDYLSYLTNINDNDTPTLNEILCQLPHDPAFLQPPEYIPANNVINRGSGPFAEDEKYHANIASFILLDKWFKYLKDNDVYDNTRIIIVSDHGSNLAVNLPGSFILPDGRNIESYNALLLYKDFHQNSEEQELTIDNTFMTNADVPLLLMNNLFDNPVNIYTGLPLKSNKEDGVVITTIPALSSRNHYKNKLKIANNQWMHIKDNIFVPENWEALTLP, from the coding sequence ATGCTTACTATTTTATATACTCTTATAATATATCCACTGATACAAATTATTGAATTAGTTTATCTATTTGCTTATCGTGTTTTTGATAATCACGTTACAGCTATTTTGGGGGTAAGCCTTGCTGTAAGCATATGTACTCTACCGCTGTATTTTATTGCAGAAAAACACCAGCAGGCTGAACGGACCATTCAAAAACAACTTAAACCAAAAATAGACAGAATTAAGGCAGTATATAAGGGAGATGAGCAGTATCTAATTCTTTCAACTTATTATCGGCAGAATAATTACCATCCGGTATTCGCACTACGGACTACCTTTAGCCTACTGATCCAGATACCTTTTTTTATCGCTGCCTATTCGTATCTTTCCAATTTATCAGCCATCCAGGGTATTTCATTCTTATTAATTAAAGACTTAGGAAAACCAGACAGGCTGTTACAATTTATGGTAAACTCAACATTTATATACATAAATGTGCTTCCCATTATTATGACTCTTATAAATTGTATTGCCGGTGCAATTTATACAAAAGGGTTTTCAAACAATGAAAAAATACAGCTTTATGTAATGGCGCTTATTTTTCTCGTTTTATTGTATAATTCACCATCCGCTCTGGTACTTTACTGGACATTGAATAATATATTTTCATTAATAAAAAATATTTTTCAAAAATTAAAAAATAAAAGAAAAATTATATATGCCATTTTAATAATTTTTACGATATTTATTGACATATACATTATATTTATTAAGGTTAGCAGCAATATTTTAAAGAAGGGATTAGCTTGCATCGCTTTATCATTTATATTATTTTTGCCTCTTTTTGACAAATACATTCTAAAAATAAGACATAAAGAAAAATATGTCAATGATTATCCAATTGTTTATATCCTAATGCCCCTTATTATTTTATTTTTCCTAACTGGTATTATCATACCCGGAATGCTTATTGCTTCTTCCGTACAGGATTTTTCTTTTATTGAAAATTATACAACACCGTTTCCATTTATTTTACAAACAACTATTCAAGCTGCCGGATTATTTTTATTATGGCCTCTCATCCTTTATTTCTTTTTTGGGAAAAAATCGAACGCTCCGTTTATAATTATTTTCACTTGTCTGTCTTTTTGTTCTTTGATAAATGCATTTCTTATTCAGGAAAATTTTGGTTTTATTACCGTATCTATGTTGTTTTCAGATCCAAAACCTTTTTACTCTGATTATAAATTATCAATAATAAATGGCTTGCTTTTGATTGCTGTACCAATTATAGTTATTTATTTATTTAAATCAAAGAAGAAATTTATTCTCCTTTCTGCACAAATCGTTGTTTTAATGGCCCTTTTTGGGCTAAGCCTGTTTAGTTTTATTAGAATTAATAATGATTTTTCAAGCATTCTGAAGGAACGGGATTTTGCAGACAATGACTCAAATATGATACAGCCCCTCTTTTCCTTATCTAGAAATAGTAACAATGTTCTTTTGATAATGCTTGACAAGGCAGTTTCCGGTTATATTCCATATATTTTAGACGAAAAACCGGAACTCTATCAATTTCTTAAAGATTTTACATGGTATCCAAATTGTGTTTCCTATGCTGACCATACCATGGTTGGAGCACCGCCATTATACGGTGGCTATGAATATACACCGATTGAAATAAATAACAAGGATTCAATTACTCTGGTAGAAAAACAAAAGGAAGCTTATCTGTTGCTGCCCCGTGTTTTTTCGGAATCAGGATATCAGGTTTCTTTAAATGATCCGCCTTTTGACAACTATCTTCAGTCTAATCTTAGTGTATTTGCCAATTACCCTAAAATTAACGCTGAAAATATAATTAGCAAATATACTAACCAATGGCTTCAGAAACACCCAAAAGTTACTATACTATCATTTACGAAATTATTAAATAATAACCTAATTCGGTTTTCATTTTTTAAAGAATCTCCTCTTTTCTTCCGATTGTTTATTTATGATGACGGCGAATGGCTTACTACCAACCAATTTGATGGTACTTCAAAAGTAAGGGGTGCCCTAAATATAGATACAATTAATAATTATGCTTTTTTGGATTATTTATCATATCTTACCAATATTAATGATAATGACACTCCAACATTAAATGAGATTCTTTGCCAATTACCACATGATCCTGCATTTTTGCAGCCTCCGGAATATATTCCGGCCAATAATGTTATCAACCGGGGCTCAGGCCCTTTTGCAGAGGATGAAAAATATCATGCTAATATTGCCTCGTTTATACTTCTTGATAAATGGTTTAAATATTTAAAAGATAATGATGTTTATGATAATACTAGAATAATAATAGTTTCGGATCACGGATCGAATCTTGCCGTCAATTTACCCGGGAGTTTTATACTTCCTGATGGAAGAAATATTGAAAGCTATAATGCCCTGCTGCTTTATAAGGATTTTCACCAGAATTCCGAGGAACAGGAACTTACTATTGATAATACTTTTATGACTAACGCTGACGTTCCTTTACTTCTCATGAATAATCTTTTTGATAATCCAGTTAATATTTATACAGGCCTTCCTTTAAAAAGCAATAAAGAGGATGGCGTAGTTATTACAACCATCCCGGCTCTGAGTAGCCGTAATCATTATAAAAATAAACTTAAAATTGCCAATAACCAATGGATGCACATTAAGGATAATATCTTTGTTCCCGAAAATTGGGAAGCTCTTACACTTCCATAG
- a CDS encoding YidC/Oxa1 family membrane protein insertase — MISFFYNIIIFPLVQLIELVYLFVYRVFENHGIALLGVSAAVSVSTMPLYFIAEKHQQAERDIQKRLKPKINMIKAVFKGDEQYMLLSTYYRQNHYHPVYALRNTFGLLIQIPFFIAAYTYLSQLSSLKGVPLAFIKDLSSPDEFLLIGNFRLNLLPILMTAINCIAGAIYTKGLEIKDKVQLYSMAFVFLLLLYNSPAGLVLYWTMNNLFSLVKNILQRTENQKKVVYIGLCFLVSLLDAYLLILHSGYIIKRLMLCVVFSMVFFIPYLTKLYNYFKQKIKPFFISAEIENPWSQTFFISAISLFLLSGVVIPGSLIASAVGEFSFIESRTTPFPFLFYTTVQAAGIFLFWPICLYFLFSRKVRIFLSFFITLFLASSLVNTFLIPDNFGFLTITLIFSEPQPFTSNYKILLGNIGILILILILTFAMLFTRKKAVIKSFNYITLLALSIFSIFNIITISNNFSQFQKLKSTQNSDFELFQPIYSFSQNGKNVVLIMLDKAIPGYIPYIFDENPNLLGIFSDFTWYPNCISFAGHTLAGAPPIYGGYEYAPLEINKRDTVSIIEKHKEAFLLLPIIFANLGYSTVVTDPPFDNNQVSNLSIFRDFPQVHAENIIGKYSTPLLQMNPGVTGLSISNVLQNNLIRFSFFKITPFIFRYFVYDDGEWLTTSLDKFSKLNGSLTDFTIDYYACLNFLKELTILNNKKENNLNIIYNGLTHDPSFLQAPDYKLAQRVTNKGNGHFNNSVTYHGNIASFILLEKWFTYLKENGVYDNTRIIIVSDHGGNIFDDFENNIVLPDGKCLESYTALLMVKDFNSKGTGTALQVDNSFMINADVPLLATKDIITNPVNPFTNIPLKTNKENGVTITTIDSLSSRDHSKYKYKIRDNQWLFVQDNIFDPKNWKAVTVP, encoded by the coding sequence GTGATATCTTTTTTCTATAACATCATTATTTTTCCTCTGGTTCAACTTATTGAACTGGTATATTTATTTGTTTATCGTGTTTTTGAAAACCATGGCATTGCCCTTTTAGGGGTAAGCGCCGCAGTCAGTGTAAGTACCATGCCTTTGTATTTTATTGCAGAAAAACATCAGCAGGCTGAACGGGATATACAAAAACGGCTTAAACCTAAAATTAACATGATTAAGGCTGTTTTTAAGGGTGATGAACAGTATATGTTGCTTTCGACTTACTATCGGCAAAATCATTACCACCCTGTATACGCATTGCGTAACACCTTTGGCCTACTAATTCAAATCCCCTTTTTTATAGCTGCCTATACGTATTTATCCCAACTTTCGAGCCTCAAGGGTGTTCCACTTGCCTTTATTAAGGATTTAAGTTCCCCCGACGAGTTTCTTTTAATCGGAAACTTCAGATTGAATCTTCTTCCAATACTTATGACCGCAATAAACTGTATTGCAGGTGCTATATACACGAAGGGGCTTGAGATAAAAGATAAAGTCCAACTTTATAGTATGGCCTTTGTGTTTCTTTTGCTTCTCTATAACTCACCTGCAGGACTGGTTCTGTACTGGACAATGAACAATTTATTTTCTTTAGTTAAAAACATCTTACAAAGGACTGAAAATCAAAAAAAAGTTGTGTATATAGGTTTATGCTTTCTTGTTTCCTTGCTTGATGCGTATTTATTAATTTTACATTCAGGATATATTATAAAACGGCTCATGCTTTGCGTTGTGTTTTCTATGGTTTTCTTTATTCCCTATTTGACAAAGTTATATAATTATTTCAAACAAAAAATAAAACCTTTTTTTATTTCTGCGGAAATAGAAAACCCCTGGAGCCAAACTTTCTTTATTTCCGCGATCTCTCTTTTTTTACTTTCCGGGGTAGTTATACCGGGTTCACTTATTGCATCTGCCGTAGGTGAATTTTCATTTATTGAATCCCGTACGACCCCATTCCCTTTTTTATTTTATACAACAGTTCAAGCTGCGGGTATATTTCTTTTCTGGCCAATATGCCTTTATTTCCTTTTTTCCAGGAAAGTCCGAATTTTTTTATCTTTTTTTATTACACTTTTCCTTGCCTCATCCTTAGTTAATACCTTCCTGATTCCGGATAATTTCGGATTTCTTACAATTACCCTTATTTTTTCCGAGCCTCAACCATTTACATCAAATTATAAAATTCTTTTGGGGAATATAGGTATCCTTATTTTAATTCTTATATTAACCTTTGCCATGCTATTCACAAGAAAAAAGGCTGTCATTAAATCATTTAATTATATAACACTTTTAGCGCTTAGTATATTCAGCATTTTTAATATTATTACCATATCAAATAATTTTTCCCAGTTTCAAAAGCTAAAAAGCACTCAAAATAGCGACTTCGAATTATTCCAGCCAATATATTCTTTTTCCCAAAACGGAAAAAATGTGGTTCTTATTATGCTTGATAAAGCTATACCAGGATATATACCCTATATTTTTGATGAAAATCCGAATTTGCTCGGAATATTTTCAGATTTCACATGGTATCCAAACTGCATTTCCTTCGCCGGGCATACCTTGGCAGGAGCTCCTCCCATATACGGAGGTTATGAATATGCGCCTCTGGAAATAAACAAACGTGACACTGTATCAATTATTGAAAAACATAAGGAGGCCTTTTTATTACTTCCTATTATTTTTGCAAATTTAGGTTACTCCACAGTAGTAACCGATCCTCCTTTTGACAATAATCAAGTATCAAATTTAAGCATTTTCAGGGATTTCCCTCAAGTTCATGCTGAAAATATAATTGGTAAATACTCAACACCACTACTTCAGATGAATCCCGGTGTAACCGGATTATCCATATCAAATGTTTTACAAAATAATCTCATACGGTTTTCTTTTTTTAAAATAACCCCATTTATATTTAGATATTTTGTTTACGATGATGGAGAATGGCTTACAACATCATTGGATAAATTTAGTAAGCTTAACGGAAGTTTAACGGATTTTACTATAGATTATTATGCCTGCCTTAATTTTTTAAAGGAACTTACAATACTGAATAATAAAAAGGAAAACAACCTTAATATAATCTATAATGGGCTGACTCATGATCCGTCATTTTTACAAGCCCCTGACTATAAGCTTGCTCAAAGAGTTACAAATAAGGGCAATGGTCATTTTAACAATTCTGTTACTTATCATGGTAATATTGCCAGTTTTATTTTATTAGAAAAATGGTTTACTTATCTGAAAGAAAATGGAGTTTATGATAATACAAGGATCATTATAGTTTCTGATCATGGGGGCAATATTTTTGATGATTTTGAAAATAATATCGTTCTTCCGGATGGAAAATGCCTTGAATCATATACGGCATTATTGATGGTGAAAGACTTTAATTCAAAAGGAACGGGAACGGCATTACAAGTTGATAACTCCTTTATGATAAATGCAGATGTCCCGCTCTTGGCGACAAAAGATATAATAACAAATCCGGTAAATCCTTTTACCAATATTCCTTTAAAAACTAATAAAGAAAACGGAGTAACCATTACAACAATAGACTCCCTGAGCAGCAGGGATCACTCAAAATATAAATATAAAATCAGGGATAATCAATGGCTTTTTGTCCAGGATAATATATTTGATCCAAAAAACTGGAAAGCTGTTACAGTCCCATAA
- a CDS encoding glycosyltransferase family 4 protein, with the protein MKITIDCRMVDSSGIGTYLRGCIPFLLDSKNDFLLIGNQKRLLQVTKGYSNVAILNCDAKPFSVTEYLFFPAKIRHEINKTTIYYSPFFNIPSGITIPIFTTIHDIVFADMPELVSKTGLAVRMWFFRRAAKHSRKIFTVSEFSKSRIEFYLGTKTPITVTYSGVQSFLFDADHRKTNKKDFILFIGNIKRHKGLWCLIDAFLKAKEAGLKHKLVIVGSKDNFRSADSQIIKIIDNVDSSIIEFTGFIDNEKLAQLLSEASLLVQPSLYEGFGSPPIEAIISGTKVLLSDIPVFKEIYSEFPVEYFCAGDSENLKDKLMFLLYNRQVEYLNLSPDLYDKYSFKKTAAIVLQEILK; encoded by the coding sequence ATGAAGATAACTATCGACTGCCGGATGGTTGATTCCAGCGGGATTGGTACTTATCTACGCGGTTGCATTCCATTTCTACTTGATTCCAAAAATGATTTCTTGCTTATTGGCAATCAAAAAAGATTGCTGCAAGTTACCAAAGGTTATAGTAATGTTGCAATTTTAAATTGCGATGCCAAACCATTTTCTGTTACAGAGTATTTATTTTTTCCAGCAAAAATAAGGCATGAGATCAATAAAACTACTATTTATTATTCCCCCTTTTTTAATATTCCCTCAGGTATAACTATTCCGATATTTACAACAATACATGATATTGTTTTTGCCGATATGCCCGAGCTTGTTTCAAAAACAGGTTTGGCGGTACGCATGTGGTTTTTTAGAAGGGCAGCCAAACATTCCCGAAAAATATTTACAGTATCTGAATTTTCCAAATCCCGGATAGAATTCTATCTGGGTACTAAAACGCCAATTACTGTTACTTACAGCGGTGTGCAATCCTTTTTATTTGATGCTGACCACCGGAAGACTAATAAAAAAGACTTTATACTGTTTATCGGAAACATAAAAAGGCATAAAGGGTTATGGTGCCTTATTGACGCATTTCTTAAGGCTAAAGAAGCGGGGTTAAAACATAAACTTGTTATTGTTGGAAGTAAGGATAATTTCAGATCTGCGGATTCACAGATAATAAAAATAATAGATAATGTCGATTCTTCCATAATTGAATTTACCGGATTTATTGACAATGAAAAACTTGCACAACTACTATCCGAAGCTTCATTACTTGTACAGCCATCTCTCTATGAGGGTTTTGGGAGCCCTCCTATTGAAGCAATAATATCCGGTACAAAGGTACTACTTTCTGATATCCCTGTTTTTAAGGAAATATATTCTGAATTTCCAGTAGAATATTTTTGTGCCGGTGACAGCGAGAACTTAAAGGATAAACTTATGTTTCTTTTGTATAACAGACAGGTGGAATATTTAAATCTTTCTCCTGATTTATACGATAAATATTCTTTTAAAAAAACTGCAGCAATTGTTTTGCAGGAGATCCTTAAGTGA